In the Paenibacillus sp. FSL H7-0357 genome, one interval contains:
- a CDS encoding extracellular solute-binding protein translates to MKRKPVKRSLTIMLTLMLSLALAACSGNSGNNESAPTAQPADSTQAPQNEATLNPDEPAWKLDTSPIDLTWFVGANWYAHSWGESLTSKYITEKTGVNVKLEVPSGEANEHITLMMTSGQLPDLISMGSWETAVKKLWEGDHVYALNELADQYDPYFYKVAGDGTLKWYRQENGNTYGIPNDSYSPNLMHETGMTAANQTFLVRKDLYEEMGSPDLSTPEGFLNALQLFKDKYSKYKGQPMSPFFAQGNVPYGMTEYLHNLLAIPHEKDGKVYDRVTDPEYIAWLKTFRTAYERGLINVDFLVDSDTQVEEKTNNARYFMMIREWSGMTAVNPMLAAGTNPDSYYIAVDGPQNSSGDSAKLFPGNMDGWMVTMISKSTKNPERAIRFLTYLSSEEGQHDLFLGKEGETWETVDGKPQLKADMLNLIESDIETLEKQYGVLDTYWMMRNPVIVNQWRPEKAPVIKQMEDFANAQADIDSGIYKGLDPLGDSEVAVAWSRISQNWEEVLPELITAKDEAAFDKIFASFLERRDSYGFQQVMEFRQTELDVRKAKMAD, encoded by the coding sequence ATGAAGCGTAAACCCGTTAAAAGAAGTCTGACTATCATGCTGACCTTGATGCTGTCGCTGGCTCTGGCCGCATGCAGCGGCAATTCCGGCAATAATGAAAGTGCCCCGACCGCGCAGCCGGCAGACTCCACACAAGCGCCGCAGAACGAAGCAACGCTGAATCCCGATGAGCCCGCATGGAAACTGGATACGAGTCCAATCGATTTAACCTGGTTCGTCGGTGCCAACTGGTACGCCCACTCCTGGGGCGAAAGCTTGACCTCCAAGTACATTACAGAGAAAACAGGCGTCAATGTTAAGCTCGAAGTCCCTTCCGGCGAAGCGAACGAGCATATCACCTTAATGATGACCTCCGGCCAGCTGCCGGACCTTATCTCCATGGGATCATGGGAAACCGCTGTCAAAAAACTGTGGGAAGGCGACCATGTCTATGCCTTAAACGAACTGGCAGACCAGTACGATCCTTACTTCTACAAGGTGGCGGGCGACGGGACCCTGAAATGGTACCGGCAGGAAAACGGCAACACCTATGGCATTCCGAACGACTCCTACAGCCCGAACCTGATGCATGAAACGGGTATGACGGCGGCCAACCAGACGTTCCTTGTCCGGAAGGATCTGTATGAAGAAATGGGCAGTCCGGACCTCAGCACCCCGGAGGGCTTTCTGAACGCGCTGCAACTGTTCAAGGATAAATATTCGAAATATAAGGGCCAGCCGATGAGCCCCTTCTTCGCCCAAGGCAATGTGCCATACGGCATGACTGAATATCTGCATAATCTGTTGGCCATACCGCACGAGAAGGACGGAAAAGTATACGACCGCGTAACCGATCCTGAATATATTGCCTGGCTGAAAACATTCCGCACCGCTTACGAGCGCGGGCTGATCAACGTAGACTTCCTGGTGGATTCCGATACGCAGGTGGAGGAGAAAACGAATAACGCGCGCTATTTCATGATGATCCGCGAATGGTCCGGCATGACGGCCGTAAATCCGATGCTGGCTGCCGGCACCAATCCCGATTCGTATTATATCGCTGTGGATGGACCGCAGAACAGCAGCGGCGACAGCGCCAAGCTGTTCCCCGGCAATATGGACGGCTGGATGGTGACAATGATCAGCAAGTCGACGAAAAATCCGGAACGGGCCATCCGCTTCCTGACCTATCTCTCCAGCGAAGAAGGGCAGCACGATCTGTTCCTCGGCAAAGAAGGCGAAACGTGGGAGACGGTGGACGGCAAGCCTCAGCTCAAGGCTGATATGCTGAACCTGATTGAGAGCGATATTGAGACGCTGGAGAAGCAGTATGGCGTGCTCGATACGTACTGGATGATGCGTAACCCGGTTATCGTTAACCAGTGGAGACCGGAAAAAGCACCTGTGATCAAGCAGATGGAGGACTTTGCCAACGCTCAGGCCGATATTGACAGCGGCATTTACAAGGGGCTGGACCCGCTGGGCGATTCCGAGGTTGCAGTAGCCTGGTCACGGATTTCACAGAACTGGGAGGAAGTGCTGCCGGAGCTGATTACAGCCAAGGATGAGGCTGCGTTTGACAAAATCTTCGCAAGCTTCCTTGAGCGCCGTGACAGTTACGGCTTCCAGCAGGTAATGGAGTTCCGCCAGACCGAGCTGGATGTGCGGAAAGCGAAAATGGCCGATTAA